From a single Poecilia reticulata strain Guanapo linkage group LG2, Guppy_female_1.0+MT, whole genome shotgun sequence genomic region:
- the LOC103474560 gene encoding E3 ubiquitin/ISG15 ligase TRIM25-like — MEQQAVQLDREIFSCSICLDLLKDPVTIPCGHSYCMDCIXNFWDEGDEKKSYHCPQCRQTFTQRPVLQKNTMLAALAEQLKKTGLQAAPADHRYAEPEDVACDVCTGRKLKAIKSCLACPASYCEKHLQPHYDVAPLKKHKLVEPSKNLQENICSKHDEVMKMFCRTDRNCICYLCPVDDHKGHNTVSAAAERTERQKELQGRRSVIQQMIQGKDKDVKLLQQEMKAINHSATKTVGVCEKIFTELISLLQKRSSQVKQQIRSQQETEVSRVKDLQEKLEQEISELKRKDAELEKLSHTEDHTQLLLHYPSLSALSETSHISVIKVRPLRHFEDVTAAVTKLGDKLQDVLKDSWTNISLMVTNVNVLLSEPELEPKSRAEFLKFSRQIIMDPNTENDNLLLSEELVVVKRK; from the coding sequence ATGGAGCAGCAGGCAGTTCAGCTGGACAGAGAAATTTTCTCCTGTTCCATCTGTCTGGATCTACTGAAGGATCCGGTGACTattccctgtggacacagctactgtatggACTGTATTAHAAACTTCTGGGATGAAGGTGATGAGAAGAAAAGCTACCACTGTCCTCAGTGCAGACAGACCTTCACACAGAGGCCTGTCCTGCAGAAGAACACCATGCTAGCAGCTTTAGcagagcagctgaagaagactggactccaagctgctcctgctgacCACCGCTATGCTGAACctgaagatgtggcctgtgatgtctgcactggaagaaaactgaaagccatCAAGTCCTGTTTAGCCTGCCCAGCCTCTTACTGTGAGAAACACCTTCAGCCTCATTATGATGTGGCTCCtttaaagaaacacaagctggtgGAGCCGTCCAAGAACCTCCAGGAGAACATCTGCTCTAAGCAtgatgaggtgatgaagatgttcTGTCGAACGGATCGGAATTGTATCTGTTATCTCTGCCCAGTGGATGATCATAAAGGCCACAACACAgtatcagctgcagcagaaaggacTGAGAGGCAGAAAGAGCTGCAGGGGAGACGAAGTGTCATCCAGCAGATGATCCAAGGCAAGGATAAAGATGTAAAACTGCTTCAACAGGAGATGAAGGCCATCAATCACTCTGCTACTAAAACAGTGGGGGTCTGTGAGAAGATCTTCACTGAGCTGATCAGTCTCCTCCAGAAAAGAAGCTCTcaggtgaagcagcagatcagatcccagcaggaaactgaagtgagCCGAGTCAAAGATcttcaggagaagctggagcaggaaatcagtgagctgaagaggaaagacgctgagctggagaagctctcacacacagaggatcacaCCCAGCTTCTCCTCCACTACCCCTCACTGTCAGCACTCAGTGAGACTAGTCATATATCTGTCATCAAAGTCCGTCCTCTGAGACACTTTGAGgacgtgacagcagctgtgaCAAAGCTTGGAGACAAACTACAGGACGTCCTGAAAGACTCATGGACAAACATCTCATTGATGGTAactaatgtaaatgttttactgtcagaaccagaactagaaccaaagagcagagctgaattcttaaaattttcACGTCAAATCATTATGGATCCAAATACAGAAAACGATAACCTGTTGTTGTCAGAGGAACTTGTTgttgtaaaaagaaagtaa
- the LOC103474570 gene encoding ribonuclease-like, translated as MKIQPSLFFLALLSAIPLCQSAVLDDRFEKFKNQHINTDMDRGCDDIIQSRNILDTNFKCKTINTFILHPVENVTPVCQNGTPICGNLMKSEGIFDTVVCKLKGNINDRPCRYDSSNKRQHIVIACDGGKPVHLEDSRRS; from the coding sequence ATGAAGATCCAGCCCTCCTTGTTCTTCCTGGCCCTGCTGTCTGCCATTCCTCTTTGCCAGTCTGCTGTCCTTGACGACCGCTTCGAGAAGTTCAAAAATCAGCACATCAACACCGACATGGACAGAGGGTGTGATGATATCATACAGAGTAGAAATATTCTTGACACAAATTTCAAATGTAAGACAATTAACACCTTCATCCTCCACCCTGTTGAGAATGTCACCCCTGTTTGTCAAAATGGGACACCGATATGTGGYAATTTAATGAAGAGCGAAGGGATTTTTGACACTGTTGTTTGTAAACTCAAAGGTAACATAAACGACAGACCTTGTCGGTACGATTCGAGTAACAAAAGACAACATATTGTGATTGCATGYGATGGTGGGAAGCCTGTACATCTTGAAGACTCAAGAAGATCGTAA